From Caballeronia insecticola, a single genomic window includes:
- a CDS encoding adenosine deaminase codes for MNPTLADKIARAPKAELHIHIEGSLEPELIFALAKRNGVQLAYDSIDALRAAYAFTDLQSFLDIYYAGASVLLHEQDFYDMTMAYVERALADHVTHTEIFFDPQTHTERGVPIETVVAGIERALADGEKRGLTSKLILCFLRHLSEDDALATFDEAQPLFDKYAHRLIGVGLDSSERGHPPSKFERVFAKARERGLKLVAHAGEEGPPSYVYEALDLLKVDRVDHGVRSIEDAALVARLADSRIALTVCPLSNIKLCVFDDMAKHTLKDLLDQGVAVMINSDDPAYFGGYVNANYFAIVDALKLTDHEAYTLLRNSLEASFVTEQERAAMIARLDTYWKQ; via the coding sequence ATGAATCCCACACTCGCCGACAAGATTGCGCGCGCGCCCAAGGCTGAGCTGCACATCCATATCGAAGGATCGCTCGAACCGGAACTGATCTTCGCGCTCGCGAAGCGCAACGGCGTGCAGCTCGCGTACGACTCCATCGACGCACTGCGCGCCGCTTACGCGTTCACCGACCTGCAATCGTTTCTCGACATCTACTACGCGGGCGCGAGCGTGCTGCTGCACGAGCAGGATTTCTACGACATGACGATGGCCTATGTCGAGCGCGCGCTCGCCGACCACGTCACGCACACGGAAATTTTCTTCGATCCGCAGACGCACACGGAACGCGGCGTGCCGATCGAAACGGTCGTCGCGGGCATCGAGCGGGCGCTGGCCGACGGCGAAAAGCGCGGCCTCACGTCGAAGCTGATTTTGTGTTTCCTGCGCCATCTTTCCGAGGACGACGCGCTCGCCACGTTCGATGAAGCGCAGCCTTTGTTCGACAAGTATGCGCACCGGCTGATCGGCGTCGGGCTGGATTCGTCGGAGCGCGGCCATCCGCCGTCGAAGTTCGAACGCGTCTTCGCGAAGGCGCGCGAGCGCGGCCTGAAGCTCGTCGCGCACGCGGGCGAGGAAGGCCCGCCGTCGTATGTGTACGAAGCGCTCGATCTGCTGAAAGTGGATCGCGTGGATCACGGCGTGCGCAGCATCGAGGATGCGGCGCTCGTCGCGCGTCTTGCCGATTCGCGCATCGCGCTGACCGTGTGTCCGCTCTCGAACATCAAGCTCTGCGTGTTCGACGACATGGCGAAGCACACGCTGAAAGACCTGCTCGATCAGGGCGTCGCGGTGATGATCAATTCCGACGATCCCGCGTACTTCGGCGGCTACGTCAATGCGAACTACTTCGCGATCGTCGATGCGCTGAAGCTCACCGATCACGAAGCGTACACGCTGCTGCGCAACAGCCTCGAAGCCTCCTTCGTCACCGAACAAGAACGCGCCGCGATGATCGCGCGCCTGGACACGTACTGGAAGCAGTAA
- the xdhB gene encoding xanthine dehydrogenase molybdopterin binding subunit, with product MNHAREPLAFDPAADAAGLALPHESAALHVSGEAIYTDDIPEARGTLHAALGLSRHAHARIVSLDLDAVRAAPGVVAVLTAADIPGENNCGPVLHDDPILAVDRVEYLGQPVFAVIAETHDLARRAAALAKREDVVRYEPLEAVLTPREAKARNQFVLPPLHLRRGDPTERIAGAKHRLKGEFDVGGQEQFYLEGQVAYALPKEQDGMLVHSSTQHPSEMQQVVAHMFGWPVHAVLCECRRMGGGFGGKESQSALFACVASLAAHVLKRPVKLRADRDDDFMITGKRHDAVYEYECGFDDDGRIVGARVEIALRAGYSADLSGAVATRAVCHFDNAYFLSDVDIRAFCCKTNTQSNTAFRGFGGPQGALVMEVMLDDIAHRLKLDPLDVRRANFYGIGERDVTPYGQPVTDNVIAPLTDELVASSDYAARRAAIAAFNAQNSVLKRGIAFTPVKFGISFNVPFLNQAGALVHVYKDGSVLVNHGGTEMGQGLNTKVAQVVASVLGIGLARVRVTATDTSKVANTSATAASTGSDLNGKAAEAAALAIRARLAELVAKQLGGSAADVRFHGGVVEANGGQMPFEQVVAAAYLARVQLWSDGFYSTPKVHWDAKTLQGHPFYYFAYGAAVSEVVVDTLTGEWKLLRADLLHDAGRSINPAIDLGQVEGGFIQGMGWLTTEELWWNRDGRLMTHAPSTYKIPAVSDAPARFNVALYRNAGNDNVEPTIFRSKAVGEPPLLLGFSVLLAIRAAIASVTPDAPDAPKLRAPATPEAILDALCALAVEVDEPAPVN from the coding sequence ATGAATCACGCCCGGGAGCCCCTTGCTTTCGATCCCGCCGCCGATGCCGCGGGACTCGCGCTGCCGCACGAATCGGCGGCGCTGCATGTGAGCGGCGAGGCGATCTACACGGACGACATCCCCGAGGCGCGCGGCACGCTGCACGCGGCGCTCGGGCTGTCGCGGCATGCGCATGCGCGCATCGTGTCGCTCGATCTGGACGCGGTGCGCGCCGCACCCGGCGTCGTCGCGGTGCTCACCGCCGCCGACATTCCCGGCGAAAACAATTGCGGCCCGGTGCTGCACGACGATCCGATCCTCGCGGTCGACCGTGTGGAGTACCTCGGGCAGCCGGTGTTCGCGGTCATCGCCGAAACGCACGATCTCGCGCGCCGCGCCGCCGCGCTCGCGAAGCGCGAGGATGTCGTGCGCTACGAGCCGCTGGAAGCCGTGCTCACGCCGCGCGAGGCGAAAGCGCGCAACCAGTTCGTGCTGCCGCCGCTGCATCTGCGGCGCGGCGATCCGACCGAGCGCATCGCGGGCGCGAAACATCGGCTGAAGGGCGAATTCGACGTCGGCGGGCAGGAACAGTTCTATCTCGAAGGACAGGTCGCCTACGCGCTGCCAAAGGAGCAGGACGGCATGCTCGTGCACAGCTCGACGCAGCATCCGAGCGAGATGCAGCAAGTCGTCGCGCATATGTTCGGCTGGCCGGTGCACGCCGTGCTGTGCGAATGCCGGCGCATGGGCGGCGGCTTCGGCGGCAAGGAGTCGCAATCGGCGCTGTTCGCGTGCGTGGCGTCGCTCGCGGCGCATGTGTTGAAGCGCCCGGTCAAGCTGCGCGCCGATCGCGACGACGACTTCATGATCACCGGCAAGCGCCACGACGCCGTCTACGAATACGAATGCGGCTTCGACGACGACGGGCGCATCGTCGGCGCGCGTGTCGAGATTGCGTTGCGCGCGGGCTATTCGGCGGACTTGTCGGGCGCGGTCGCAACGCGCGCGGTCTGTCACTTCGACAACGCGTACTTTCTGAGCGATGTCGATATCCGCGCGTTCTGCTGCAAGACCAACACGCAGTCGAACACGGCGTTTCGCGGCTTCGGCGGCCCGCAAGGCGCGCTCGTGATGGAAGTGATGCTCGACGACATCGCGCATCGGCTGAAACTCGATCCGCTCGACGTGCGGCGCGCGAATTTCTACGGCATCGGCGAGCGCGACGTCACGCCGTATGGCCAGCCGGTCACGGACAACGTGATCGCGCCGCTGACCGACGAACTCGTCGCATCGAGCGATTATGCGGCGCGCCGCGCGGCGATCGCCGCGTTCAACGCGCAGAACAGCGTGCTCAAACGCGGCATCGCGTTCACGCCGGTCAAGTTCGGCATCTCGTTCAACGTGCCGTTCCTGAATCAGGCGGGCGCGCTCGTGCACGTCTACAAGGACGGCTCCGTGCTCGTGAATCACGGCGGCACGGAAATGGGCCAGGGGCTCAATACGAAGGTCGCGCAGGTCGTGGCGAGCGTGCTGGGCATCGGTCTCGCGCGCGTGCGCGTGACGGCCACCGATACCTCGAAGGTCGCGAACACATCGGCGACGGCGGCATCCACCGGCAGCGATCTCAACGGCAAGGCGGCCGAAGCCGCCGCGCTCGCGATCCGCGCGCGTCTCGCCGAACTCGTCGCGAAACAGCTCGGCGGCAGCGCGGCCGATGTGCGCTTTCACGGCGGCGTCGTGGAGGCGAACGGCGGGCAGATGCCGTTCGAGCAAGTCGTCGCGGCGGCGTATCTCGCGCGCGTGCAATTGTGGTCCGACGGCTTCTATTCGACGCCGAAAGTGCATTGGGACGCGAAGACGCTGCAAGGCCATCCGTTCTATTACTTCGCGTACGGCGCGGCGGTGTCGGAAGTCGTCGTCGATACGCTCACCGGCGAATGGAAGCTCCTGCGCGCCGATCTGCTGCACGACGCGGGCCGCTCGATCAATCCGGCCATCGATCTGGGCCAGGTGGAAGGCGGCTTCATTCAGGGCATGGGCTGGCTCACGACCGAGGAACTGTGGTGGAACCGCGACGGACGCCTGATGACGCACGCGCCCTCGACCTACAAGATTCCCGCCGTCAGCGATGCGCCCGCGCGCTTCAATGTGGCGCTGTATCGCAATGCCGGCAACGACAACGTGGAACCGACGATTTTCCGCTCGAAGGCCGTCGGCGAACCGCCGCTGTTGCTCGGATTTTCGGTGCTGCTCGCGATTCGCGCGGCCATCGCCTCGGTCACGCCGGATGCGCCCGATGCGCCGAAACTGCGTGCGCCGGCGACGCCCGAAGCCATTCTCGACGCGCTCTGCGCGCTCGCGGTCGAAGTCGACGAGCCGGCGCCGGTAAACTAG
- a CDS encoding disulfide bond formation protein B, whose translation MHQGDQVMRRERRLLVLLGLVSLGLVGGALYLQFFHGEDPCPLCIIQRYFFVLIAIFAFLGAGFNNWRGIALLEMLVAISAFGGLATAARHVYVQSHPGFSCGFDALQPIVDGLPPASWLPQVFKVAGLCETPYPPILGLSLPQWSLIAFAVIFVLVAASLRFKRKLRASVR comes from the coding sequence ATGCATCAGGGCGACCAGGTCATGCGCCGCGAGCGACGCCTGCTCGTGCTGCTCGGACTGGTCAGTCTCGGACTCGTCGGCGGTGCGCTGTACCTCCAGTTCTTCCACGGCGAGGATCCGTGCCCGCTGTGCATCATCCAGCGCTATTTCTTCGTGCTGATCGCGATCTTCGCGTTCCTCGGCGCGGGCTTCAATAACTGGCGCGGCATCGCGCTGCTCGAAATGCTCGTCGCGATTTCTGCATTCGGCGGTCTCGCCACGGCCGCGCGTCACGTGTATGTGCAGTCGCATCCGGGTTTCAGCTGCGGCTTCGATGCTTTGCAGCCGATCGTCGACGGCCTGCCGCCCGCAAGCTGGCTGCCGCAAGTGTTCAAGGTGGCCGGGCTGTGCGAGACGCCTTATCCGCCCATTCTGGGGCTGTCGCTGCCGCAATGGTCGCTGATCGCGTTCGCCGTGATCTTCGTGCTGGTCGCCGCGAGTCTGCGTTTCAAGCGCAAATTGCGCGCTTCCGTCCGGTAA
- a CDS encoding CxxCxxCC domain-containing protein encodes MSIDSSPHACREACGACCIAPSISSPIPGMPDGKRAGERCIQLGDDLRCMIFGDPRRPACCGGLQPAGEMCGETREYALTWIARLEHETAPQPSQRLQQPQQPQL; translated from the coding sequence ATGTCGATCGATTCTTCGCCTCATGCTTGCCGCGAGGCTTGCGGCGCCTGCTGCATCGCGCCTTCCATTTCGAGCCCGATTCCGGGGATGCCGGACGGGAAGCGCGCGGGCGAACGCTGCATCCAGCTCGGCGACGATCTGCGCTGCATGATTTTCGGCGACCCGCGCAGGCCGGCGTGCTGCGGCGGATTGCAGCCTGCGGGCGAGATGTGCGGTGAGACGCGCGAATATGCGTTGACGTGGATCGCGCGGTTGGAGCACGAAACAGCGCCGCAACCATCACAACGACTGCAACAACCGCAGCAACCGCAACTGTAA
- the xdhC gene encoding xanthine dehydrogenase accessory protein XdhC — translation MQVWLNDLQHLLAHGDAVVLVTVARVEGSAPREPGTKMIVTREDARYTIGGGHLEWKAIETARQVLKDGMRSPRMRRLERFALGPSLGQCCGGAVVLAFERLDVGDLNWVTTLGKRTAQGLSTVRSVSFAPMPDAVMLSDPEPGATDADCLLWDGAGFDESGALLTETIAPRDFQVVLFGAGHVGAALVRVLATLPCHVTWVDERDAAFPPPQFVPENVTIEPNDAPDEAIDRAPPNAYFIVMTHNHTVDLALAECILRRGDFAFFGMIGSYTKKKQFEHRLAARGIDPARIARMVCPIGIDGIVDKAPEVIAIAAAAQLLQAVEANAHASSSASSQQTV, via the coding sequence ATGCAAGTTTGGCTGAACGACCTGCAACACCTGCTCGCGCACGGCGACGCCGTCGTGCTCGTGACGGTCGCGCGTGTCGAAGGCTCCGCGCCGCGCGAGCCGGGCACGAAGATGATCGTCACGCGTGAAGACGCGCGCTACACGATCGGCGGCGGCCATCTGGAATGGAAGGCCATCGAAACCGCACGGCAAGTGCTGAAGGACGGCATGCGCAGCCCGCGCATGAGGAGGCTCGAGCGTTTCGCGCTGGGCCCGAGCCTCGGCCAGTGCTGCGGCGGCGCGGTCGTGCTGGCGTTCGAACGGCTCGATGTCGGCGATCTGAACTGGGTGACGACGCTTGGCAAACGTACCGCGCAGGGTTTGTCGACCGTGCGCAGCGTTTCCTTCGCGCCGATGCCCGACGCCGTCATGCTCTCCGATCCCGAACCGGGCGCAACAGACGCCGACTGCCTTCTGTGGGACGGCGCCGGTTTCGACGAGAGCGGCGCGCTCCTGACCGAAACCATCGCGCCGCGCGACTTTCAGGTCGTGCTGTTCGGCGCGGGCCACGTGGGGGCGGCGCTCGTGCGCGTGCTGGCCACGCTGCCCTGCCACGTGACCTGGGTCGACGAGCGCGACGCGGCATTTCCCCCGCCGCAGTTCGTGCCGGAAAACGTGACGATCGAGCCGAACGACGCGCCCGACGAAGCCATCGACCGCGCGCCGCCCAACGCGTATTTCATCGTGATGACGCACAACCACACGGTGGATCTTGCGCTGGCCGAGTGCATCCTGCGGCGCGGCGACTTCGCGTTCTTCGGCATGATCGGCTCGTACACGAAGAAGAAGCAGTTCGAGCACCGGCTCGCGGCGCGCGGCATCGACCCCGCACGCATCGCGCGGATGGTGTGTCCGATCGGCATCGACGGGATCGTCGACAAGGCGCCCGAAGTGATCGCCATTGCAGCGGCCGCCCAGCTGCTGCAGGCGGTCGAAGCCAATGCCCATGCGTCTTCATCTGCGTCATCGCAACAGACCGTCTGA
- the xdhA gene encoding xanthine dehydrogenase small subunit — protein MTTQTIRFLQHGAVCEIGDAPATRTVLQHLRENALCTGTKEGCAEGDCGACTVVVGELDASGELVLKAVNACIQFLPTLDSRALVTVEDLRQPDGTLHPVQQALVDCHGSQCGFCTPGFVMSLWALYHHHPRDAGPPSRDELAAALSGNLCRCTGYRPILDAAARMFDYPRPPFDAAALALKQQLAALKRTQTFEYHAPDARGAAFGTPAFYAPVTRAEFARLRAAHPDARLLAGSTDVGLWVTKQFRDLGEILYIGNVDELKTIERDAQTLTIGAAASLEDAYAALVADHPELAELWTRFASRPIRNAGTLGGNVANGSPIGDSMPALIALNAELVLQKDTQIRSMPLDAFYLGYQKTALAAGEFVAAIRVPRPAGALRFRTYKVAKRYDQDISAVCAAFAIRLGDDNRVSAARIAFGGMAATPKRATGAENALIGHEWNEAHARAAMAALDADYQPLTDMRASSAYRAKVARNLLWRFYLETRRDAPLALADVNAFAYDARASAEEQP, from the coding sequence ATGACAACGCAAACCATCCGCTTCCTTCAGCACGGCGCCGTGTGTGAAATCGGCGACGCGCCCGCCACGCGCACGGTGCTTCAGCATCTGCGCGAGAACGCGCTTTGCACCGGCACGAAGGAAGGCTGCGCGGAAGGCGATTGCGGCGCGTGCACGGTCGTCGTCGGCGAGCTGGATGCGTCGGGCGAGCTGGTTCTGAAGGCCGTCAACGCCTGCATCCAGTTTCTGCCGACGCTCGATTCGCGCGCGCTCGTCACGGTCGAAGACCTGCGTCAGCCGGACGGCACGCTGCATCCGGTGCAGCAGGCGCTCGTCGATTGTCACGGCTCTCAATGCGGCTTCTGCACGCCCGGCTTCGTGATGTCGCTGTGGGCGCTGTATCACCATCATCCGCGCGACGCGGGGCCGCCTTCGCGCGATGAACTCGCCGCCGCGCTGTCGGGCAATCTGTGCCGCTGCACGGGTTATCGCCCGATTCTCGATGCCGCCGCGCGCATGTTCGACTACCCGCGCCCGCCATTCGACGCCGCCGCGCTCGCGCTCAAACAGCAGCTCGCGGCGCTCAAACGCACGCAGACCTTCGAATACCATGCGCCCGATGCCCGCGGCGCCGCCTTCGGCACGCCCGCTTTCTACGCGCCGGTCACGCGCGCCGAGTTCGCGCGCCTGCGCGCCGCGCATCCCGACGCGCGGCTGCTCGCGGGCAGCACCGATGTCGGCTTGTGGGTCACGAAGCAGTTTCGCGATCTCGGCGAGATCCTGTATATCGGCAACGTGGATGAGCTGAAGACCATCGAGCGCGATGCGCAGACGCTGACGATCGGCGCGGCCGCATCGCTCGAAGATGCGTACGCCGCACTCGTCGCCGATCACCCCGAACTCGCCGAACTCTGGACGCGCTTCGCGTCGCGCCCGATCCGCAACGCCGGCACGCTCGGCGGCAACGTCGCGAACGGCTCGCCGATCGGCGATTCGATGCCCGCGCTCATCGCGCTGAATGCGGAACTCGTGCTGCAAAAAGATACGCAGATCCGCTCGATGCCGCTCGACGCGTTCTATCTCGGCTATCAAAAAACCGCCCTCGCCGCGGGCGAATTCGTCGCGGCGATCCGCGTGCCGCGTCCGGCCGGCGCGCTGCGCTTTCGCACGTACAAGGTGGCCAAGCGCTACGACCAGGACATTTCCGCCGTGTGCGCGGCCTTCGCGATCCGGCTCGGCGACGACAATCGCGTGAGCGCGGCGCGCATCGCGTTCGGCGGCATGGCGGCGACGCCCAAGCGCGCGACCGGCGCGGAGAACGCGCTCATCGGCCACGAATGGAATGAAGCCCACGCGCGCGCCGCGATGGCCGCGCTCGACGCCGACTATCAGCCGCTCACCGACATGCGCGCGTCGAGCGCCTATCGCGCGAAGGTGGCGCGCAATCTGCTGTGGCGCTTTTATCTGGAAACGCGTCGCGATGCGCCGCTCGCGCTCGCCGACGTGAACGCGTTCGCCTACGACGCGCGCGCGTCTGCCGAGGAGCAGCCATGA
- the hemN gene encoding oxygen-independent coproporphyrinogen III oxidase — MNAAAPLFRPDLLARYDAHGPRYTSYPTAIQFTDSFDAAHYRDAARRGPANAPLSLYFHIPFCDTVCFYCGCNKVATKNRAHARPYLDRMKRELALQAALIDPSRPVTQLHWGGGTPTFLSHGEMAELMSETASHFNLVPDEHAEYSIEVDPREASADTIALLRSLGFNRLSLGVQDFDERVQRAVNRIQPRAMTETVLDAARRHGFRSVSVDLIYGLPHQSVESFARTLDAIIALRPDRVSVFGYAHMPSLFKMQRQIDESALPSPAVRLAILERVIARMGEAGYVYIGMDHFALPDDPLARALDAGTLQRNFQGYSTHADCDLIGIGASSIGKVGDVYAQNARDLEGYAAAIDAGRLAIARGVRLAADDILRRDVIMRLMCGGELRFDDIGITHGIDFSAAFADECARLAPMADDGLIDLTHDAIRVLPAGRMLVRNVASVFDRYLGQSSLQRFSRTV, encoded by the coding sequence ATGAATGCCGCCGCTCCGCTGTTCCGTCCCGACCTGCTCGCGCGCTACGATGCGCACGGCCCGCGCTACACGTCCTATCCGACCGCCATTCAGTTCACCGACTCTTTCGACGCCGCACATTATCGCGATGCCGCGCGCCGCGGCCCGGCGAACGCCCCGCTCTCGCTCTACTTCCATATTCCGTTCTGCGACACCGTCTGTTTCTATTGCGGCTGCAACAAGGTCGCGACGAAGAATCGCGCGCACGCTCGGCCGTATCTCGATCGAATGAAACGCGAACTGGCGCTGCAGGCCGCGCTCATCGACCCGTCGCGGCCGGTCACGCAACTTCACTGGGGCGGCGGCACGCCGACGTTTCTCTCGCACGGCGAGATGGCCGAGTTGATGTCCGAGACCGCGTCGCACTTCAACCTCGTGCCCGACGAACACGCCGAATATTCGATCGAAGTCGATCCGCGCGAGGCATCGGCGGACACGATCGCACTGTTGCGCTCGCTCGGCTTCAATCGCCTGAGCCTCGGCGTGCAGGACTTCGACGAACGCGTGCAACGCGCGGTCAACCGCATTCAGCCGCGCGCGATGACCGAAACCGTGCTCGACGCCGCGCGCCGCCACGGTTTCAGGTCGGTGAGCGTCGATCTGATCTACGGCCTGCCGCATCAGAGCGTGGAGAGTTTTGCGCGCACGCTCGACGCGATCATCGCGCTGCGGCCGGATCGCGTTTCCGTGTTCGGCTATGCGCACATGCCGTCGCTCTTCAAGATGCAGCGGCAGATCGACGAGAGCGCGCTGCCCTCGCCCGCCGTGCGTCTCGCCATTCTGGAGCGCGTGATCGCGCGCATGGGCGAGGCGGGTTACGTGTATATCGGCATGGATCATTTCGCGCTGCCCGACGATCCGCTCGCGCGCGCGCTGGACGCGGGCACGCTGCAACGCAATTTCCAGGGCTACAGCACGCATGCGGATTGCGATCTGATCGGCATCGGCGCGTCGTCGATCGGCAAGGTCGGCGATGTCTATGCGCAAAACGCCCGCGATCTCGAAGGCTATGCCGCGGCGATCGACGCGGGCCGGCTCGCCATCGCGCGCGGCGTGCGCCTCGCCGCCGACGACATCTTGCGCCGCGACGTCATCATGCGTCTCATGTGCGGCGGCGAGTTGCGCTTCGATGACATCGGCATAACGCACGGCATCGACTTTTCCGCCGCTTTCGCCGACGAATGCGCGCGCCTCGCGCCGATGGCCGACGACGGCCTCATCGATCTCACGCACGACGCCATCCGCGTGCTGCCCGCCGGCCGCATGCTGGTGCGCAACGTCGCCTCCGTGTTCGATCGCTATCTCGGCCAATCCAGCCTGCAACGCTTCTCGCGGACCGTCTGA
- a CDS encoding amidase — protein MPTPSPQFAPLAQLAADLRAGRTTSRALVETALERIADAAGQGSTVFLHVDAEHARAAADAHDALRRAGTVLSPLAGIPVSIKDLFDIEGQVTRAGSTVLNGAAPARADAVAVARLRRAGAVLVGRTNMSEFAFSGLGLNPHYGTPHSPWRADVPGDERIAGGSSSGAAASVADGMAAVALGTDTGGSIRIPAALCGITGFKPTASRIPKQGGVPLSKTLDSFGPIGVSVACCALVDRILAGRDPGVPATRPLDGVRLGVLTNYVTDGVEAPVASAVAAAINHLAAAGALVEDVRFAPLDRLPEINRFPLVAIEAYAWHRKLMAEHAGDYDPRVLARLKRAEAASAADYIDLCEARAAMIDEARTTLWQRFDAIVCPTVPVLPPRIADLQADDDAFTRTNALILRNPTAFNFLDACGLSLPCHPRGEAPVGLMLAGAPHADDALLSIGRAVEAVLDTTR, from the coding sequence ATGCCGACTCCTTCGCCGCAGTTCGCCCCGCTCGCCCAACTCGCCGCCGATCTCCGCGCCGGACGCACGACCAGCCGCGCGCTGGTCGAGACGGCGCTCGAACGTATCGCCGATGCCGCGGGCCAAGGTTCGACGGTGTTTCTCCATGTCGATGCCGAGCACGCCCGCGCCGCCGCCGATGCGCACGACGCGCTGCGCCGCGCCGGCACCGTGCTCTCTCCGCTGGCGGGCATTCCCGTTTCGATCAAGGATTTATTCGATATCGAAGGCCAGGTGACGCGCGCCGGCTCGACCGTGCTGAACGGCGCCGCGCCCGCCCGCGCCGACGCCGTCGCCGTGGCGCGTCTGCGCCGTGCGGGCGCGGTGCTCGTCGGGCGCACCAACATGAGCGAGTTCGCGTTCTCCGGCTTGGGTCTCAATCCGCATTACGGCACGCCGCATTCGCCGTGGCGCGCCGACGTGCCGGGCGACGAACGCATCGCGGGCGGCTCGTCGTCGGGCGCGGCTGCGTCGGTGGCGGACGGCATGGCGGCCGTGGCGCTCGGCACCGACACCGGCGGCTCGATCCGCATTCCCGCCGCGCTGTGCGGCATCACCGGCTTCAAGCCGACCGCGAGCCGCATCCCGAAGCAAGGCGGCGTGCCGCTGTCGAAGACGCTCGATTCCTTCGGGCCGATCGGCGTGTCGGTGGCGTGCTGCGCGCTCGTCGATCGCATTCTCGCCGGGCGCGATCCCGGCGTGCCCGCGACGCGTCCGCTCGACGGCGTGCGCCTCGGCGTGCTCACGAACTACGTGACGGACGGCGTCGAGGCGCCGGTAGCGAGTGCGGTGGCCGCGGCGATCAATCATCTGGCGGCGGCGGGCGCGCTCGTCGAAGACGTGCGTTTCGCGCCGCTCGACCGGCTGCCAGAGATCAATCGTTTTCCGCTCGTCGCGATCGAGGCGTATGCGTGGCATCGTAAGTTGATGGCGGAACACGCGGGCGACTACGATCCGCGCGTGCTCGCGCGCCTGAAGCGCGCCGAGGCGGCGAGCGCGGCGGATTACATCGACTTGTGCGAGGCCCGCGCCGCGATGATCGACGAAGCGCGCACGACGCTCTGGCAGCGCTTCGACGCCATCGTGTGCCCGACGGTGCCGGTGCTGCCGCCGCGCATCGCCGATCTGCAAGCCGACGACGACGCCTTCACGCGCACCAACGCGCTCATCCTGCGCAATCCGACAGCCTTCAATTTTCTCGATGCCTGCGGCCTGTCGCTGCCCTGCCATCCGCGCGGCGAAGCGCCCGTCGGCCTGATGCTCGCGGGCGCGCCGCACGCGGACGACGCATTGCTGTCGATCGGGCGCGCGGTGGAAGCGGTACTGGATACGACGCGCTGA